One genomic segment of Gopherus flavomarginatus isolate rGopFla2 chromosome 11, rGopFla2.mat.asm, whole genome shotgun sequence includes these proteins:
- the DPM1 gene encoding dolichol-phosphate mannosyltransferase subunit 1 isoform X1: protein MAAASGNRARDKYSVLLPTYNERENLPLIVWLLVRSFQESGSNFEIIVIDDGSPDGTREVAEQLEKIYGSDKILLRPRAKKLGLGTAYIHGMQHATGNFIIIMDADLSHHPKFIPEFIKKQKEGNFDIVSGTRYKGNGGVYGWDLKRKIISRGANFVTQVLLRPGASDLTGSFRLYRKEVLQKLMEKCVSKGYVFQMEMIVRARQLGYTIGEVPISFVDRVYGESKLGGNEIVSFLKGLLTLFATT, encoded by the exons ATGGCCGCGGCCAGCGGGAACCGAGCTCGGGATAAGTACTCGGTGCTGCTGCCCACCTACAACGAGCGCGAGAACCTGCCGCTCATCGTCTGGCTGCTGGTGCGGAGCTTCCAAGAGAG TGGAAGCAACTTTGAAATTATAGTCATAGATGATGGAAGCCCAGATGGGACACGGGAAGTTGCTGAACAGTTGGAAAAGATATATGGTTCAGATAAAATT CTTCTAAGGCCCAGAGCAAaaaagctgggattgg GCACTGCTTATATTCATGGAATGCAGCATGCCACAGGgaatttcattattattatggATGCGGACCTCTCGCACCAT CCAAAATTTATTCCAGAGTTCATCAA AAAGCAAAAAGAAGGTAACTTTGACATTGTGTCTGGAACTCGGTATAAAGGTAATGGAGGTGTGTACGGCTgggatttgaaaagaaaaataatcag TCGTGGTGCCAACTTTGTAACTCAGGTTTTGTTGAGGCCAGGTGCATCAGATTTAACAGGAAGTTTCAG GTTATACAGAAAGGAGGTCTTGCAGAAACTAATGGAAAAATGTGTTTCTAAAGGATACGTCTTCCAGATGGAAATGATTGTTCGAGCTAGACAGTTAGGATACACTATTGGAGAG gTTCCAATATCATTTGTGGACCGTGTCTATGGAGAATCTAAACTGGGAGGCAATGAAATAGTGTCTTTCTTAAAAGGACTGTTAACTTTGTTTGCAACTACATGA
- the DPM1 gene encoding dolichol-phosphate mannosyltransferase subunit 1 isoform X2, with protein MAAASGNRARDKYSVLLPTYNERENLPLIVWLLVRSFQESGSNFEIIVIDDGSPDGTREVAEQLEKIYGSDKILLRPRAKKLGLGTAYIHGMQHATGNFIIIMDADLSHHPKFIPEFIKKQKEGNFDIVSGTRYKGNGGVYGWDLKRKIIRLYRKEVLQKLMEKCVSKGYVFQMEMIVRARQLGYTIGEVPISFVDRVYGESKLGGNEIVSFLKGLLTLFATT; from the exons ATGGCCGCGGCCAGCGGGAACCGAGCTCGGGATAAGTACTCGGTGCTGCTGCCCACCTACAACGAGCGCGAGAACCTGCCGCTCATCGTCTGGCTGCTGGTGCGGAGCTTCCAAGAGAG TGGAAGCAACTTTGAAATTATAGTCATAGATGATGGAAGCCCAGATGGGACACGGGAAGTTGCTGAACAGTTGGAAAAGATATATGGTTCAGATAAAATT CTTCTAAGGCCCAGAGCAAaaaagctgggattgg GCACTGCTTATATTCATGGAATGCAGCATGCCACAGGgaatttcattattattatggATGCGGACCTCTCGCACCAT CCAAAATTTATTCCAGAGTTCATCAA AAAGCAAAAAGAAGGTAACTTTGACATTGTGTCTGGAACTCGGTATAAAGGTAATGGAGGTGTGTACGGCTgggatttgaaaagaaaaataatcag GTTATACAGAAAGGAGGTCTTGCAGAAACTAATGGAAAAATGTGTTTCTAAAGGATACGTCTTCCAGATGGAAATGATTGTTCGAGCTAGACAGTTAGGATACACTATTGGAGAG gTTCCAATATCATTTGTGGACCGTGTCTATGGAGAATCTAAACTGGGAGGCAATGAAATAGTGTCTTTCTTAAAAGGACTGTTAACTTTGTTTGCAACTACATGA
- the DPM1 gene encoding dolichol-phosphate mannosyltransferase subunit 1 isoform X3, protein MAAASGNRARDKYSVLLPTYNERENLPLIVWLLVRSFQESGSNFEIIVIDDGSPDGTREVAEQLEKIYGSDKILLRPRAKKLGLGTAYIHGMQHATGNFIIIMDADLSHHPKFIPEFIKKQKEGNFDIVSGTRYKGNGGVYGWDLKRKIISRGANFVTQVLLRPGASDLTGSFRLYRKEVLQKLMEKCVSKGYVFQMEMIVRARQLGYTIGELVEDP, encoded by the exons ATGGCCGCGGCCAGCGGGAACCGAGCTCGGGATAAGTACTCGGTGCTGCTGCCCACCTACAACGAGCGCGAGAACCTGCCGCTCATCGTCTGGCTGCTGGTGCGGAGCTTCCAAGAGAG TGGAAGCAACTTTGAAATTATAGTCATAGATGATGGAAGCCCAGATGGGACACGGGAAGTTGCTGAACAGTTGGAAAAGATATATGGTTCAGATAAAATT CTTCTAAGGCCCAGAGCAAaaaagctgggattgg GCACTGCTTATATTCATGGAATGCAGCATGCCACAGGgaatttcattattattatggATGCGGACCTCTCGCACCAT CCAAAATTTATTCCAGAGTTCATCAA AAAGCAAAAAGAAGGTAACTTTGACATTGTGTCTGGAACTCGGTATAAAGGTAATGGAGGTGTGTACGGCTgggatttgaaaagaaaaataatcag TCGTGGTGCCAACTTTGTAACTCAGGTTTTGTTGAGGCCAGGTGCATCAGATTTAACAGGAAGTTTCAG GTTATACAGAAAGGAGGTCTTGCAGAAACTAATGGAAAAATGTGTTTCTAAAGGATACGTCTTCCAGATGGAAATGATTGTTCGAGCTAGACAGTTAGGATACACTATTGGAGAG CTTGTTGAAGATCCATAG
- the MOCS3 gene encoding adenylyltransferase and sulfurtransferase MOCS3: protein MALSEAARLRAEIGRREQELGALQGQLAAVLAREAAEEPAAGPALPLLEARASLRPAEILRYSRQLVLPELGVRGQLRLSRCAVLVVGCGGLGCPLAQYLAAAGIGRLGLVDHDVVEMSNLHRQVLHGEAREGLPKALSAAAALRQLNSTVQYVPYHLALSPGTALELVRQYDVVADCSDNVPTRYLVSDACVLAGKPLVSASALRLEGQLVVYNYRGGPCYRCLFPKPPLPETVTNCADGGVLGVVPGIMGCIQALEVLKIASGIGSAFNQFMLMFDALEGRFRNIKLRPRKPDCAICGDKPTLTSLQDYEAFCGSSATDKCRTLCLLPSEQRISVEEYKKLLDEQVPHILVDVRPQVEVDICYLVHSVHIPLSKLEGKNEECLKFLEKRICEEKQRTNGKMTFPVYVICKLGNDSQKAVRVLQELSDKELGLILAKDIRGGLMAWASKIDPSFPQY from the coding sequence ATGGCTCTGAGCGAGGCGGCCAGGCTCCGGGCCGAGATCGGCCGCAGGGAACAGGAGCTGGGCGCCCTGCAGGGGCAGCTGGCCGCCGTCCTGGCGAGAGAGGCTGCTGAGGAGCCGGCGGCGGGGCCGGCGCTGCCCCTCTTGGAGGCGAGGGCCTCCCTCCGCCCGGCGGAGATCCTGCGCTACAGCCGGCAGCTAGTGCTCCCCGAGCTGGGAGTGCGAGGGCAGCTGCGCCTGTCCCGCTGCGCCGTGCTGGTGGTGGGCTGCGGCGggctgggctgccccctggcccAGTATTTGGCGGCCGCCGGCATCGGCCGCTTGGGGCTGGTAGATCACGATGTGGTGGAGATGAGCAACCTGCACCGGCAGGTCCTGCACGGGGAAGCTAGGGAAGGGCTGCCTAAGGCCCTGTCTGCAGCTGCCGCCCTGCGGCAGCTGAACTCCACGGTGCAGTATGTGCCCTACCACCTGGCCCTGAGCCCAGGCACTGCCCTGGAGCTGGTCCGGCAGTACGACGTGGTGGCCGACTGCTCAGACAACGTCCCCACCAGGTACCTGGTCAGTGATGCGTGTGTCCTCGCTGGGAAGCCGCTTGTATCAGCCAGTGCTCTCCGCCTGGAGGGGCAGCTGGTCGTGTACAACTACCGAGGGGGACCCTGCTACCGCTGTCTCTTCCCAAAGCCTCCTCTACCGGAGACAGTGACCAACTGTGCAGATGGGGGAGTCCTGGGTGTTGTGCCAGGCATCATGGGGTGCATCCAGGCCTTGGAGGTGCTGAAGATAGCTTCAGGGATAGGTTCTGCCTTCAACCAGTTCATGCTAATGTTCGATGCCCTTGAAGGCAGATTTCGCAACATCAAGTTAAGACCCAGGAAACCAGACTGTGCCATTTGTGGTGACAAGCCAACTCTGACCAGCCTACAGGATTATGAAGCATTCTGTGGTTCATCAGCAACAGACAAGTGTAGAACTTTATGCCTACTGCCAAGTGAACAAAGGATATCTGTAGAGGAGTACAAAAAGCTACTGGATGAGCAAGTTCCTCATATACTGGTAGATGTTCGTCCACAGGTAGAAGTGGACATTTGTTATCTTGTACACTCTGTACATATTCCTTTAAGTAAACTAGAAGGAAAAAATGAAGAATGTTTGAAATTTTTAGAAAAAAGAATATGTGAAGAAAAGCAAAGAACTAATGGCAAAATGACTTTCCCTGTATATGTTATTTGCAAACTAGGAAATGACTCCCAGAAGGCTGTGCGAGTTTTACAGGAGTTGTCTGACAAAGAACTTGGTTTGATATTGGCTAAGGATATCAGAGGGGGGCTTATGGCTTGGGCTAGCAAAATTGATCCATCGTTTCCCCAGTACTAA